CGATCCGGTCGTCGACAACGAGGACGCACCCGCGCGACAGCACGCGGGCCTGCGCATCGGCGGTGTATACGCACCCGTCCTGGACAAGCAGAACCGGCACGCTACCTCCCGTTGAGATGATCGAGCCACTGGTTCAGCGTCGGCTGCCCGACCAGCGCGGCGAACGACACCTGCCGCCGCTCCCGGCGCCACCGGCTGGCCAATCGCATCGTCTCCAGTGAGCTCAGTCCGAGTTGCACCAGATTCGCGTCCCCGGCGATTTCGTCCGGTCGCATTCCCAATACCGCCGCGA
The sequence above is a segment of the Saccharopolyspora phatthalungensis genome. Coding sequences within it:
- a CDS encoding phosphopantetheine-binding protein translates to MSISEAELRDTVAAVLGMRPDEIAGDANLVQLGLSSLETMRLASRWRRERRQVSFAALVGQPTLNQWLDHLNGR